In Tripterygium wilfordii isolate XIE 37 chromosome 23, ASM1340144v1, whole genome shotgun sequence, one genomic interval encodes:
- the LOC119992920 gene encoding tyrosine--tRNA ligase, chloroplastic/mitochondrial isoform X1, which translates to MAAAAAASASRTFLYSQQRLFLHPFCIPSRHIAALSGRRTAVSPPIIRCLHSTSVPQNQEKAVPRPNVVQVLEERGLIESVTDNLRSACCNSTLKVYCGFDPTAESLHLGNLLGIIVLSWFQRCGHKVVALIGGATARVGDPSGKSLERPELDSQTLEKNSIGITDTVARILAASSAGDDDSFLILNNYDWWKEVRLLDFLKQVGRYARVGTMMAKESVKKRLESEQGMSYTEFTYQLLQGYDFLHLFRDAGVNVQIGGSDQWGNITAGTELIRKILQLQADGSADGPHGLTFPLLLKSDGTKFGKSEDGAVWLSPSMFSPYKFYQYFFSVPDADVVRFLKILTFLDTEEITSLERDMKSPGYVPNTAQRRLAEEVTLFVHGEDGLNEAIKATQALKPGADTKLDWKTIEGIAENVPSCSFAYDEVVNVPLVDLSVSSGLVDTKSAARRLLKQGGLYMNNCRVDNESKRIESQDIIDGKVLLLSAGKKNKHWFYEC; encoded by the coding sequence ATGGCGGCTGCTGCAGCTGCTTCTGCTTCAAGGACCTTCCTTTACTCTCAACAGAGACTCTTCTTGCATCCCTTCTGCATACCTTCCCGACATATAGCTGCCCTCAGCGGGCGCCGGACTGCCGTATCGCCTCCCATCATCAGGTGCCTACACTCCACTTCTGTCCCACAGAACCAGGAAAAGGCGGTTCCCCGTCCCAATGTGGTGCAGGTTCTCGAAGAAAGGGGATTGATTGAATCCGTCACCGATAACCTCCGCTCGGCTTGCTGTAACTCCACTCTTAAAGTCTACTGCGGTTTCGACCCAACTGCCGAGAGCTTGCACCTGGGAAACCTTCTGGGCATCATAGTGCTCTCCTGGTTCCAGCGTTGCGGCCACAAAGTAGTCGCCTTGATAGGCGGAGCCACAGCTAGGGTAGGCGACCCCTCTGGCAAGAGCCTTGAGAGACCCGAGCTGGATTCCCAGACTTTAGAGAAAAATTCGATCGGAATCACCGATACAGTCGCCAGAATTCTTGCTGCTTCTTCTGCCGGGGATGACGATTCGTTTCTGATATTAAATAACTACGATTGGTGGAAAGAGGTTCGCTTGCTGGACTTTCTGAAACAAGTGGGTCGATATGCGCGGGTGGGGACGATGATGGCCAAGGAGAGCGTGAAGAAGAGGCTTGAATCAGAGCAAGGGATGAGCTACACGGAGTTCACCTACCAGCTTTTGCAAGGCTACGATTTCCTTCACCTCTTCCGGGATGCCGGCGTCAATGTTCAGATTGGTGGCAGCGACCAGTGGGGGAATATCACCGCCGGCACTGAGCTTATCCGCAAGATTCTGCAGCTGCAGGCCGATGGCAGTGCGGATGGCCCCCATGGTTTGACGTTTCCACTACTCCTAAAGAGCGACGGAACGAAATTTGGCAAATCTGAGGATGGTGCTGTTTGGCTCTCCCCATCCATGTTTTCTCCCTATAAGTTCTATCAGTATTTCTTCTCTGTCCCGGATGCTGATGTTGTGAGATTCCTCAAGATTCTCACTTTCTTGGACACGGAGGAGATTACTTCGCTGGAAAGGGATATGAAGAGTCCTGGCTATGTCCCAAACACAGCTCAGCGTAGGCTCGCCGAGGAAGTTACCCTGTTCGTCCATGGAGAAGATGGTTTGAATGAGGCTATCAAGGCCACTCAAGCCTTGAAACCAGGAGCTGATACTAAGTTGGATTGGAAGACAATTGAGGGCATTGCAGAGAACGTTCCCTCTTGCTCTTTTGCTTATGATGAAGTTGTTAATGTTCCTCTGGTTGATCTTTCTGTCTCTTCTGGTTTAGTAGACACTAAATCTGCTGCACGCAGGCTCTTGAAGCAAGGGGGATTATACATGAACAACTGCAGGGTGGATAACGAAAGTAAGAGGATTGAGTCTCAGGACATCATTGATGGAAAAGTGCTCCTCTTATCAGCAGGCAAGAAGAACAAG
- the LOC119992920 gene encoding tyrosine--tRNA ligase, chloroplastic/mitochondrial isoform X2, protein MAAAAAASASRTFLYSQQRLFLHPFCIPSRHIAALSGRRTAVSPPIIRCLHSTSVPQNQEKAVPRPNVVQVLEERGLIESVTDNLRSACCNSTLKVYCGFDPTAESLHLGNLLGIIVLSWFQRCGHKVVALIGGATARVGDPSGKSLERPELDSQTLEKNSIGITDTVARILAASSAGDDDSFLILNNYDWWKEVRLLDFLKQVGRYARVGTMMAKESVKKRLESEQGMSYTEFTYQLLQGYDFLHLFRDAGVNVQIGGSDQWGNITAGTELIRKILQLQADGSADGPHGLTFPLLLKSDGTKFGKSEDGAVWLSPSMFSPYKFYQYFFSVPDADVVRFLKILTFLDTEEITSLERDMKSPGYVPNTAQRRLAEEVTLFVHGEDGLNEAIKATQALKPGADTKLDWKTIEGIAENVPSCSFAYDEVVNVPLVDLSVSSGLVDTKSAARRLLKQGGLYMNNCRVDNESKRIESQDIIDGKVLLLSAGKKNKACLFF, encoded by the coding sequence ATGGCGGCTGCTGCAGCTGCTTCTGCTTCAAGGACCTTCCTTTACTCTCAACAGAGACTCTTCTTGCATCCCTTCTGCATACCTTCCCGACATATAGCTGCCCTCAGCGGGCGCCGGACTGCCGTATCGCCTCCCATCATCAGGTGCCTACACTCCACTTCTGTCCCACAGAACCAGGAAAAGGCGGTTCCCCGTCCCAATGTGGTGCAGGTTCTCGAAGAAAGGGGATTGATTGAATCCGTCACCGATAACCTCCGCTCGGCTTGCTGTAACTCCACTCTTAAAGTCTACTGCGGTTTCGACCCAACTGCCGAGAGCTTGCACCTGGGAAACCTTCTGGGCATCATAGTGCTCTCCTGGTTCCAGCGTTGCGGCCACAAAGTAGTCGCCTTGATAGGCGGAGCCACAGCTAGGGTAGGCGACCCCTCTGGCAAGAGCCTTGAGAGACCCGAGCTGGATTCCCAGACTTTAGAGAAAAATTCGATCGGAATCACCGATACAGTCGCCAGAATTCTTGCTGCTTCTTCTGCCGGGGATGACGATTCGTTTCTGATATTAAATAACTACGATTGGTGGAAAGAGGTTCGCTTGCTGGACTTTCTGAAACAAGTGGGTCGATATGCGCGGGTGGGGACGATGATGGCCAAGGAGAGCGTGAAGAAGAGGCTTGAATCAGAGCAAGGGATGAGCTACACGGAGTTCACCTACCAGCTTTTGCAAGGCTACGATTTCCTTCACCTCTTCCGGGATGCCGGCGTCAATGTTCAGATTGGTGGCAGCGACCAGTGGGGGAATATCACCGCCGGCACTGAGCTTATCCGCAAGATTCTGCAGCTGCAGGCCGATGGCAGTGCGGATGGCCCCCATGGTTTGACGTTTCCACTACTCCTAAAGAGCGACGGAACGAAATTTGGCAAATCTGAGGATGGTGCTGTTTGGCTCTCCCCATCCATGTTTTCTCCCTATAAGTTCTATCAGTATTTCTTCTCTGTCCCGGATGCTGATGTTGTGAGATTCCTCAAGATTCTCACTTTCTTGGACACGGAGGAGATTACTTCGCTGGAAAGGGATATGAAGAGTCCTGGCTATGTCCCAAACACAGCTCAGCGTAGGCTCGCCGAGGAAGTTACCCTGTTCGTCCATGGAGAAGATGGTTTGAATGAGGCTATCAAGGCCACTCAAGCCTTGAAACCAGGAGCTGATACTAAGTTGGATTGGAAGACAATTGAGGGCATTGCAGAGAACGTTCCCTCTTGCTCTTTTGCTTATGATGAAGTTGTTAATGTTCCTCTGGTTGATCTTTCTGTCTCTTCTGGTTTAGTAGACACTAAATCTGCTGCACGCAGGCTCTTGAAGCAAGGGGGATTATACATGAACAACTGCAGGGTGGATAACGAAAGTAAGAGGATTGAGTCTCAGGACATCATTGATGGAAAAGTGCTCCTCTTATCAGCAGGCAAGAAGAACAAG
- the LOC119993625 gene encoding glyceraldehyde-3-phosphate dehydrogenase A, chloroplastic-like has translation MASATLSVAKPSLQLQGNGKGFAEFSGLRNSAAFLPFAKKTSDDFLSVVAFQTSSAMGSSSGGYRNGVVEAKLKVAINGFGRIGRNFLRCWHGRKDSPLDVIAINDTGGVKQASHLLKYDSTLGIFDADVKPVGDDVISVDGKLLKVVSNRNPVNLPWKEMGIDLVIEGTGVFVDREGAGKHIEAGAKKVLITAPGKGDIPTYVVGVNADTYNPDEPIISNASCTTNCLAPFVKVLDQKFGIIKGTMTTTHSYTGDQRLLDASHRDLRRARAAALNIVPTSTGAAKAVALVLPSLKGKLNGIALRVPTPNVSVVDLVVQVTKKTFAEEVNAGFRESADNELKGILSVCDEPLVSVDFRCSDVSSTVDSSLTMVMGDDMVKVIAWYDNEWGYSQRVVDLADIVANNWK, from the exons ATGGCTTCGGCTACTCTTTCTGTAGCCAAACCATCCCTTCAGCTTCAG GGAAATGGAAAGGGATTTGCAGAATTCTCAGGCCTCCGCAACTCAGCAGCTTTCCTTCCTTTTGCTAAAAAAACCTCTGATGACTTCCTTTCAGTGGTTGCCTTCCAGACCTCCTCTGCT ATGGGAAGCAGCTCTGGGGGATATAGAAATGGTGTAGTGGAGGCAAAGCTAAAGGTAGCCATAAATGGGTTTGGTAGAATTGGCAGGAACTTCTTGAGGTGTTGGCATGGCCGCAAGGACTCTCCTCTGGATGTCATTGCCATCAATGACACTGGTGGCGTAAAGCAGGCTTCCCACCTCCTCAAGTACGACTCCACCCTTGGCATCTTTGATGCCGATGTCAAGCCAGTTGGCGACGATGTCATCTCAGTTGATGGCAAGCTCCTCAAAGTAGTTTCAAACCGCAACCCTGTCAACCTCCCCTGGAA AGAAATGGGGATCGACCTGGTTATCGAGGGGACTGGTGTGTTTGTGGATAGGGAAGGAGCCGGCAAGCACATTGAGGCAGGAGCCAAGAAAGTTCTCATCACTGCCCCCGGGAAGGGTGATATCCCGACCTATGTTGTTGGTGTGAATGCTGACACATACAACCCTGATGAGCCCATCATCAGCAATGCTTCTTGCACCACTAACTGCCTTGCTCCCTTTGTCAAAGTTCTTGACCAGAAGTTTG GGATCATCAAGGGCACAATGACTACAACTCACTCGTACACCGGTGACCAGAGGCTACTCGATGCAAGCCACCGTGACCTTAGGCGTGCACGAGCAGCTGCTCTCAACATCGTTCCAACTTCAACCGGTGCTGCAAAGGCGGTGGCATTAGTCCTTCCAAGTCTTAAAGGCAAGCTGAACGGCATTGCCCTGCGCGTGCCAACTCCTAATGTCTCAGTTGTTGACTTAGTTGTCCAGGTTACCAAGAAGACCTTTGCTGAAGAGGTAAATGCTGGTTTCAGAGAGAGTGCTGACAATGAGCTGAAAGGTATTCTCTCTGTCTGCGATGAGCCCCTTGTTTCAGTCGATTTCAGGTGCTCCGACGTATCATCAACTGTTGATTCATCACTGACCATGGTTATGGGGGATGACATGGTTAAAGTGATTGCTTGGTATGACAATGAGTGGGGTTACTCTCAACGCGTTGTGGATTTGGCTGACATTGTTGCCAACAACTGGAAATGA